In Zonotrichia leucophrys gambelii isolate GWCS_2022_RI chromosome 12, RI_Zleu_2.0, whole genome shotgun sequence, a single genomic region encodes these proteins:
- the LOC135453419 gene encoding histone H1-like has protein sequence MKASTMLDTALAAPRTRAAPRKPKMAASGAKAQKPTGPSVTKLLTRAVSAPKERKDLSLAKLRKALPAGGRDEEKNKSHIKLGPKSLTSNGTRVQTKGIGASGSFKLNKKPGETKEKATKKKTAAKRKKPAAKKPAGPAKKPKKVVIVKKRTKKAKKPAATGAKKAAKSLKGGTQAGHAKEAAKSPAKVKVVKAKAAKPKAVKPKVAKAKKTVPKKK, from the coding sequence ATGAAGGCCAGCACCATGCTGGACACGGCGCTCGCTGCCCCCCGCACCAGGGCCGCCCCCAGGAAGCCGAAGATGGCGGCGAGCGGTGCCAAGGCCCAAAAGCCCACAGGGCCCAGTGTCACCAAGCTGCTCACCAGGGCCGTGTCTGCCCCCAAGGAGCGCAAGGACCTCTCCCTGGCCAAGCTCAGGAAGGCGCTGCCTGCTGGTGGCCGTGATGAGGAGAAGAACAAGAGCCACATCAAGCTGGGGCCCAAGAGCCTCACCAGCAATGGCACCCGGGTGCAGACCAAGGGCATCGGGGCCTCTGGCTCCTTCAAGCTGAACAAGAAGCCAGGTGagacaaaagaaaaggcaacaaagaaaaagacagcTGCCAAGCGCAAGAAGCCAGCGGCCAAGAAACCTGCCGGCCCTGCCAAGAAGCCCAAGAAAGTGGTGATAGTGAAGAAGAGAACCAAGAAGGCAAAGaagccagcagccacaggagccaAAAAAGCAGCCAAGAGTCTCAAGGGAGGCACACAGGCAGGCCATGCCAAGGAGGCAGCAAAGAGCCCAGCTAAGGTGAAGGTGGTGAAGGCCAAAGCAGCCAAGCCTAAGGCAGTCAAACCCAAAGTGGCCAAGGCAAAGAAGACAGTGCCAAAAAAGAAGTAA